GCGTAAATAAAACACCCATTCCAAATCAATGAAAGGCTTGCAGTATCGGAATTACGAACTTGTACTGCCCTTCGACTTCGCTCAGGAACCGCGTAGCCGTACCACTTCGTGGAAGCAAGTACACGTAGCGTATCGTAGAGAAGTATTACGAATTACGAATTACGCCAAGCGGTACTAGCTTTTGCTAACTATAGGAATATTTCTTAGAATACTCACTATTTCAATTGGGTCTAACCGTTTAGTATAATCTGCATCAACAAAAGCATAAACGATTTTTCCGTCTCGATCGACTACAAATGTAGCTGGAATAGGTAGTTCAAAAGACTCATCTCCATTGTATCTAGGTAACACATGACCCTTTGACTCTAATATAGGTCTTAGATACTCCGGGATTTGAAACACAATTCCAAATTGACGAGCAATCATATTGCTGCGATCGCTCAATACTTCATAAGTTAGTTCATGTTTTTCTACAGTTGATATGGTATAATGAGTAGTCTGAGGTGAAATAGCAATTATTGATGCTCCTAATGTTTTAATTGCAGGTAATGCTTGTTGGAGTCCTGTTAGTTCCAACTTACAGAAAGGACACCAAGAACCTCGAAAAAAGGAAATAACCACAGGCCCACTAACTAGTAGTTTTTGTAATTCTACTGCTTGG
The Nostoc punctiforme PCC 73102 genome window above contains:
- a CDS encoding peroxiredoxin-like family protein, whose translation is MLQRTFNIQHHSSLPLLSILSYFPTSLISSGIIDQTLKVGDIIPNFILSNAFSQAVELQKLLVSGPVVISFFRGSWCPFCKLELTGLQQALPAIKTLGASIIAISPQTTHYTISTVEKHELTYEVLSDRSNMIARQFGIVFQIPEYLRPILESKGHVLPRYNGDESFELPIPATFVVDRDGKIVYAFVDADYTKRLDPIEIVSILRNIPIVSKS